The Bacteroidota bacterium genome window below encodes:
- a CDS encoding DUF3298 and DUF4163 domain-containing protein — MKILKLFFVLAIFFVFAGSSFSQTSTDTTKSKKKTSTIKKVYKSYNGCKKSSESCTYFELDYQIVKSGKARSEINQAIQDSLLKSVNIWDNRKASDFKEAASNFISEYEKSLKETTNGANWYLETDARINSNRKNVLSYRVTQSMYTGGAHPNTYLVYYNFDKATGKQISLTDIFGTGFESKLNKVIDTDFRKMKGLSATDNLQDKAGLFENKITYSKNFAIEKKGIRFYYNSYDIAAYVYGPTDLLVSWKDLADILPDASYYSK, encoded by the coding sequence ATGAAAATTTTAAAATTATTTTTTGTACTTGCAATATTTTTTGTTTTTGCAGGAAGCTCATTCTCACAGACTTCCACTGATACAACAAAATCAAAAAAGAAAACAAGTACAATAAAAAAAGTTTATAAATCCTATAACGGATGCAAGAAAAGCAGCGAAAGCTGCACATACTTCGAGCTTGATTACCAGATAGTAAAATCAGGCAAGGCAAGAAGTGAAATCAATCAGGCAATTCAGGATTCTCTTTTAAAATCAGTTAACATCTGGGATAACAGAAAAGCATCCGACTTCAAAGAAGCTGCATCAAATTTTATAAGCGAGTATGAAAAGTCACTTAAAGAAACTACTAACGGTGCTAACTGGTATCTTGAAACCGATGCAAGAATAAATTCTAATAGAAAAAATGTTCTGTCTTACAGAGTAACACAGTCAATGTACACAGGCGGCGCGCACCCAAACACCTACTTAGTTTATTACAATTTTGATAAGGCGACAGGAAAGCAGATTTCGCTAACTGACATTTTCGGAACGGGGTTTGAATCTAAACTAAACAAAGTAATTGATACTGACTTCCGAAAGATGAAAGGTTTAAGCGCTACAGATAACCTGCAGGATAAGGCAGGGCTTTTTGAAAATAAAATTACTTACTCAAAGAATTTTGCAATCGAGAAAAAAGGAATAAGGTTTTATTACAACAGCTATGATATTGCTGCTTATGTTTACGGACCTACTGATTTATTGGTATCATGGAAGGACTTAGCAGATATTCTTCCGGATGCAAGCTATTACTCAAAATAA